From the genome of Gemmatimonas phototrophica, one region includes:
- a CDS encoding FKBP-type peptidyl-prolyl cis-trans isomerase, whose translation MPAASVRFFSRQDMSLLQSLRSFARRVTPMIGAVALMSACSTAESTAPNIPSNPAVETYASATGVVIAQMTKVNENLYVRDALVGTGAEAVAGRRISVAYKGMLTNGQVFDQGTISFNLGVGEVIPGWDQGVVGMKVGGSRKLVIGSNLAYGNRGAGGAIPPNATLVFDVTLNGVQ comes from the coding sequence ATGCCCGCCGCATCCGTCCGCTTCTTCAGCCGTCAGGACATGTCGCTACTTCAGTCGCTCCGCTCGTTTGCTCGTCGCGTTACGCCCATGATCGGGGCGGTGGCGTTGATGTCTGCTTGCAGTACCGCCGAAAGTACGGCCCCAAACATTCCATCCAATCCCGCCGTGGAAACGTACGCGTCTGCAACTGGGGTGGTCATCGCGCAGATGACCAAGGTCAACGAAAACCTTTACGTCCGCGATGCGCTGGTCGGTACCGGCGCCGAAGCGGTGGCTGGCAGGCGTATTTCCGTGGCGTACAAGGGCATGCTCACCAACGGGCAGGTGTTTGACCAGGGCACCATTTCCTTCAATCTCGGCGTCGGCGAAGTGATTCCGGGATGGGATCAGGGTGTGGTCGGCATGAAGGTGGGTGGCTCACGCAAGCTGGTTATCGGCTCCAACCTCGCCTACGGTAACCGCGGCGCGGGTGGTGCCATTCCGCCCAACGCGACGTTGGTGTTCGACGTGACACTGAACGGAGTGCAGTGA
- a CDS encoding N-acyl-D-amino-acid deacylase family protein: MRAFWRLGLPVGLLAGGFFFARTELPARTQGVDLLIVNGTVIDGTNTPGRVADVAVRGDRIVAVGANLSRAGATRIVDATGKVVSPGFIDLHAHLEPLLDMPLMESAMRQGVTFALGGPDGGSPLPLAPYMDSVRTAKPGINVGYLVGHNDIRRSVLGMAARAPNAAELARMKQLVAQAMGQGAFGLSTGLLYLPGTYSHVDEVIALSQSAADSGGIYTSHLRKEGIGLLDGVGEALEIGRRAKIPVVLTHHKAVGQQMWGKSVLTLAMVDSARKAGTDVMIDQYPYTATHTNLGVLVPSWAMAGGDAEFRQRLAVPALKDSITRGIIFNILNDRGGGDLARVQFSRVNWDKTLEGKTLKDWAARRNLAPTPENGAQLVLDAMLKGGANAIYHVLDEGDVRRIMASPFMMVASDGRLSRPGDGHPHPRAYGTFPRVLGEYVRNQKLLSLELAIHKMTQMPAQRLRLTDRGVIKAGAVADLVVFDANTVKDQATFTEPHQYPTGIETVIVNGTMAVERGKATGARAGRVVLRQARK, encoded by the coding sequence ATGCGCGCCTTCTGGCGCCTGGGACTACCCGTCGGCCTTCTGGCCGGCGGGTTTTTCTTTGCCCGTACCGAGCTGCCGGCGCGTACCCAGGGCGTGGACCTGCTCATCGTGAACGGGACTGTGATTGACGGTACCAACACGCCGGGGCGCGTGGCTGATGTTGCGGTGCGCGGCGACCGCATTGTGGCGGTGGGCGCCAATCTGTCGCGCGCCGGTGCCACGCGCATTGTGGACGCCACGGGTAAAGTGGTCTCACCGGGCTTCATTGACCTGCACGCGCATCTTGAGCCACTGCTTGATATGCCGCTCATGGAAAGCGCGATGCGGCAAGGCGTCACGTTTGCACTGGGCGGCCCCGATGGCGGCTCGCCGCTGCCGCTGGCCCCGTACATGGACAGCGTGCGTACGGCGAAGCCGGGCATCAACGTGGGCTACCTCGTTGGGCACAACGATATCCGGCGCAGTGTGCTGGGCATGGCCGCGCGCGCACCCAACGCCGCCGAACTGGCGCGCATGAAGCAGCTGGTGGCACAGGCCATGGGGCAGGGCGCCTTTGGGTTGAGCACCGGATTGCTGTATCTGCCGGGTACGTACTCACATGTGGACGAGGTGATTGCGTTGTCGCAGAGTGCCGCCGACAGTGGTGGCATTTACACGTCGCACTTGCGCAAGGAAGGCATCGGCCTGCTCGATGGTGTGGGTGAGGCGCTGGAGATTGGCCGACGCGCGAAAATCCCCGTGGTCCTCACACACCACAAGGCCGTGGGGCAGCAGATGTGGGGCAAGAGTGTGCTTACGCTGGCCATGGTGGACAGCGCGCGCAAAGCGGGTACCGATGTCATGATCGATCAGTATCCGTACACCGCCACGCATACCAACCTTGGTGTACTGGTGCCAAGCTGGGCCATGGCGGGTGGCGACGCCGAGTTCCGTCAGCGTCTGGCGGTGCCGGCGCTCAAGGACAGCATTACGCGCGGCATCATCTTCAACATCTTGAACGATCGTGGCGGCGGCGATCTGGCGCGTGTGCAGTTCTCTCGTGTGAACTGGGACAAGACCCTGGAAGGCAAAACGCTCAAGGACTGGGCCGCGCGGCGCAACCTTGCACCAACGCCCGAGAACGGCGCGCAACTGGTGCTCGACGCAATGCTCAAGGGCGGTGCCAACGCCATCTATCATGTGCTCGACGAAGGCGATGTGCGACGCATCATGGCGTCGCCGTTCATGATGGTGGCCAGCGATGGACGCTTGTCGCGCCCCGGTGATGGTCATCCGCACCCGCGCGCGTATGGCACCTTCCCGCGCGTGCTGGGCGAGTATGTGCGTAACCAAAAGCTGCTGTCGCTGGAGTTGGCCATTCACAAAATGACCCAGATGCCGGCGCAGCGGCTGCGCCTGACCGACCGTGGGGTCATCAAGGCGGGCGCCGTGGCCGATCTGGTGGTGTTCGACGCCAACACCGTGAAGGATCAGGCCACCTTTACCGAACCGCACCAGTATCCCACGGGCATTGAGACGGTGATCGTGAATGGCACGATGGCGGTGGAGCGTGGGAAAGCCACCGGCGCCCGGGCCGGGCGGGTGGTGTTGCGGCAGGCGCGAAAGTAG
- a CDS encoding S9 family peptidase codes for MRKGLLGATVVALFVPCVMVAQPRGLDDTDIMRLKAVGGVALSPDGAKVLYTISAWEHPAARGDTALGDRHERRSHVWLVPAAGGTPRQLTYGERGESQPSWSPDGSTIAFVTARGAGTGDDAPRPQLWILPADGGEARQLTTARDGVSGYAWSPDGSHIAFLTTDTLTREQEAKRRRRDDPQVYEGDFRLSHIWVVQIASGKATKVTSGAFTVSGAPSWSPDAKRLAFAASPTPMIRDERRDAYVADVATQTIERITTTNDVEGTPQFSPDGKLLAYAMLPHEFVPHKDGIMPRTLRNAKLVTYDLATRTLTNLGRPDFDVSAGQPRWSPDGKELWFTASDRVYQSLYAYDFAMRNYVKRSRNALVGGLSSSKDGRTLALTLDAADMPAEVYVQQGAEWAPRRITTTNGWLAERTLGKSEVLTWKSKDGKEVEGVLLYPVGYQPGTKVPLVVSAHGGPTGAHTNGFKGGTSPGQTYAARGWAVLYPNPRGSTGYGEWWMHANTNDWGGGDYRDIMTGVDAVIARGIADSSKMAFEGWSYGGYMTSWVVSQTGRFKSAMMGAGLPSLLSMAGTTDIPGYINTFFGQPQYDGSIVNANIRKYLERSGISYSDKVTTPLLILHGGNDERVPIGQPMEFYRALKDRGKTTELVFYPREGHGLSEYYHQLDRMKREYEWLAKFTLGQGTRTAM; via the coding sequence ATGCGTAAAGGCTTGCTGGGGGCGACCGTTGTCGCCCTGTTCGTGCCGTGTGTCATGGTCGCGCAACCGCGCGGCCTCGACGATACCGATATCATGCGCCTCAAAGCGGTGGGCGGCGTTGCGCTGTCGCCCGACGGCGCCAAGGTGCTGTACACCATTTCCGCCTGGGAGCATCCGGCGGCACGAGGCGACACGGCGTTGGGTGACCGCCACGAGCGCCGGTCTCACGTGTGGCTCGTTCCGGCCGCAGGCGGCACGCCGCGCCAGCTCACCTATGGTGAGCGCGGTGAATCGCAACCCAGCTGGTCTCCCGATGGCAGTACCATTGCGTTTGTTACCGCGCGAGGTGCCGGCACTGGTGACGATGCGCCGCGCCCGCAGTTGTGGATCTTGCCTGCCGATGGCGGTGAAGCGCGGCAACTCACCACCGCGCGCGACGGCGTGTCCGGGTATGCGTGGTCACCCGACGGATCACACATCGCGTTCTTGACGACCGATACGCTCACGCGCGAGCAGGAAGCCAAGCGCCGTCGCCGCGATGATCCGCAGGTGTACGAAGGCGACTTCCGGCTGAGCCACATCTGGGTGGTGCAGATCGCCAGTGGCAAGGCCACCAAGGTCACAAGCGGCGCCTTCACCGTGAGCGGCGCTCCCAGCTGGTCGCCGGATGCCAAGCGGCTGGCCTTTGCGGCGTCGCCCACGCCCATGATTCGGGACGAACGGCGCGACGCGTACGTGGCCGATGTCGCCACGCAAACGATTGAGCGCATTACCACCACGAACGATGTGGAGGGGACGCCGCAGTTTTCTCCCGACGGCAAACTGCTCGCGTACGCCATGTTGCCGCACGAATTTGTGCCGCACAAGGACGGCATCATGCCACGCACGCTGCGCAATGCCAAGCTGGTGACCTACGATCTCGCCACGCGCACGCTCACCAATCTCGGCCGTCCCGACTTTGACGTGAGTGCCGGCCAGCCGCGTTGGTCGCCCGATGGCAAGGAGTTGTGGTTTACCGCGAGTGATCGGGTGTATCAGTCGCTGTACGCCTACGACTTTGCCATGCGCAATTACGTCAAGCGGTCTCGCAATGCACTGGTGGGTGGCCTCTCGTCCAGCAAGGATGGGCGGACCCTGGCACTCACTCTGGATGCGGCCGACATGCCCGCCGAGGTGTATGTGCAGCAGGGGGCGGAGTGGGCGCCGCGCCGCATTACGACCACCAACGGCTGGCTGGCCGAACGCACGCTGGGCAAGAGCGAAGTGCTGACGTGGAAGTCGAAGGATGGCAAGGAAGTCGAAGGGGTGCTGCTGTATCCGGTAGGCTACCAGCCGGGTACCAAGGTGCCGCTGGTGGTGTCGGCGCACGGCGGCCCGACTGGGGCGCACACGAATGGCTTCAAGGGAGGCACGAGCCCTGGCCAAACGTATGCAGCGCGCGGGTGGGCCGTGCTGTATCCCAACCCGCGCGGTTCCACCGGCTATGGCGAGTGGTGGATGCACGCCAACACCAACGATTGGGGCGGTGGCGACTACCGCGACATCATGACCGGTGTGGACGCGGTCATTGCGCGTGGCATCGCCGACTCCAGCAAGATGGCTTTCGAAGGGTGGAGCTACGGCGGGTACATGACCAGCTGGGTGGTGTCGCAGACCGGGCGCTTCAAGTCGGCCATGATGGGCGCCGGGTTGCCGTCGCTGCTCAGCATGGCCGGTACGACCGACATTCCGGGGTACATCAATACGTTCTTCGGGCAGCCGCAGTACGACGGGTCCATTGTAAACGCCAACATCCGCAAGTATCTGGAGCGGTCGGGCATTTCGTATAGCGACAAGGTCACTACGCCGCTGCTCATTCTGCACGGCGGCAACGATGAGCGGGTGCCCATTGGGCAGCCCATGGAGTTCTATCGGGCGCTCAAGGACCGCGGCAAGACCACCGAGCTGGTGTTCTACCCGCGCGAAGGGCATGGGCTCTCGGAGTACTACCACCAGCTCGACCGCATGAAGCGCGAGTACGAGTGGCTGGCGAAGTTCACGCTGGGGCAGGGGACGCGAACGGCGATGTAG
- a CDS encoding YifB family Mg chelatase-like AAA ATPase, producing MLAAAPSAAVLGIDALDVLVEVHVANGLPQWTLVGLAATAVKESRDRVHAALANSGFSVPPRRVTVSLQPGDLPKTGTAYDLPIALALLAASGQLPPECLLDTCAVGELGLDGQLRAVRGVLAVARHVAATSNALLIVPPENLAEAMRVPNARATAPRTLGELVNALRDGTARADRPTRHVVAATHDVPDLSDVVGQEFAARALEIAAAGAHNLLLVGPPGAGKTMLARRLPGILPPLDEQEALEVLAIHSVAGLLGPADQQLLSHARPFRAPHHSISTAGLVGGGGWPRPGEVSLAHHGVLFLDELSLFPRHTLEALRQPLEDGSVVVARAARAMRFPSRFALVAASNPCPCGYAGCEDKPCRCSVADLERHRTRLSGPLADRIDLHVHVQRVPPAALAEHGAHAPAERLATVRERVLRARERQRARYAHTATAQAGTHAAMAGVNNASAPTRLIAPAARLEPAARALLVRAADKLSLSARSYHRVLRVARTIADLDDLEVVTSTHIGEALRFRPINSTHEEGASHGMLQAGVE from the coding sequence ATGCTCGCCGCCGCCCCTTCCGCCGCCGTTCTTGGCATCGACGCCCTTGACGTGCTCGTCGAGGTGCATGTAGCCAATGGGCTACCTCAATGGACGCTGGTGGGCTTGGCCGCGACGGCGGTGAAAGAGAGCCGCGACCGTGTACACGCGGCGCTGGCCAATAGCGGGTTCAGTGTACCGCCCCGACGGGTCACAGTCTCCTTGCAACCCGGAGATCTGCCCAAGACCGGGACGGCATACGACCTCCCCATCGCCCTCGCGCTGCTCGCGGCCAGCGGTCAGTTGCCACCCGAGTGTTTACTCGACACCTGCGCAGTGGGCGAACTGGGATTGGATGGTCAACTACGCGCAGTGCGTGGGGTGCTTGCTGTGGCGCGGCACGTGGCGGCGACCAGCAACGCCCTGCTCATTGTGCCGCCGGAAAATCTGGCCGAAGCCATGCGGGTGCCCAATGCGCGGGCCACTGCGCCCCGTACGCTGGGGGAGCTGGTGAACGCCTTGCGTGATGGCACCGCGCGGGCCGATCGCCCGACACGACACGTGGTTGCCGCCACACACGACGTGCCGGATCTCTCTGATGTCGTAGGGCAGGAGTTTGCCGCACGTGCGCTCGAAATCGCGGCGGCGGGCGCACATAACTTGTTGCTCGTGGGCCCACCAGGCGCCGGCAAAACCATGCTCGCGCGACGACTGCCTGGCATCTTGCCACCGCTCGACGAACAGGAAGCGCTTGAAGTGCTGGCCATTCACTCCGTGGCCGGCCTGCTGGGTCCCGCCGACCAACAGCTGCTCAGCCACGCCAGACCATTTCGCGCCCCGCACCACTCCATCTCAACCGCCGGGCTGGTGGGCGGCGGCGGGTGGCCGCGTCCCGGTGAGGTGAGTCTCGCGCATCACGGGGTACTCTTTCTCGACGAACTCTCGCTCTTCCCGCGGCACACGTTGGAAGCGCTCCGACAACCGCTTGAAGATGGCAGTGTGGTGGTGGCCCGCGCCGCGCGAGCCATGCGCTTTCCGTCGCGCTTTGCGTTGGTGGCGGCCAGTAACCCGTGCCCCTGCGGCTACGCCGGGTGTGAGGATAAACCATGCCGCTGTTCCGTGGCCGATCTCGAACGGCATCGCACGCGGCTGTCGGGTCCGCTGGCCGATCGCATTGATCTGCATGTGCACGTGCAACGCGTTCCCCCGGCGGCGCTGGCCGAACACGGGGCGCACGCGCCCGCCGAACGCTTAGCCACGGTGCGTGAACGGGTGCTACGCGCCCGCGAGCGACAGCGGGCCCGATACGCGCACACCGCCACCGCGCAGGCGGGCACTCACGCCGCGATGGCCGGAGTCAACAATGCGTCGGCGCCCACGCGCCTGATCGCCCCTGCTGCGCGCCTCGAACCGGCGGCCCGCGCTCTGCTCGTGCGCGCTGCCGACAAGCTGTCGCTCTCCGCGCGTTCGTATCACCGCGTGCTGCGCGTAGCGCGCACCATTGCCGATCTCGATGACCTGGAAGTCGTGACCAGCACGCACATTGGCGAGGCGCTGCGCTTCCGGCCAATCAACAGTACGCACGAGGAGGGTGCCTCCCACGGGATGCTCCAGGCCGGCGTGGAATAG
- a CDS encoding methyl-accepting chemotaxis protein, producing the protein MIGVVIHVLLRRAMQPLTVLADNAKALACGNLDIDIAEPPKEDEVQRIALAMVALRDAERGVADAATRLARGDVNGNIAVRGEEDRLVASMTSLQNTLAHVVADATHRARSTASGDLGDRPATSLSYGVFADLREALDDIVRSVRTPLTDTQRVLDAVSRGDLSARMDASRPGAFGELAGSVNRCAAALTETAAEVRAAADEVRNAGEQLEAAGTDLALDSTAQAAAVDTFAVALQQATANANGIRKQVEHVRERTIDASAQLDTGGMQVRTLLSTTVEATRAAGEAARIVRTIDEIAFQTRLLALNAAVEAARAGDAGRGFAVVADEVGALALRSSEAARQTADTVSAVVSATNRCHALATSTDTVVQQVNDAVAATAAGMDVATTELRQQQSSLERMNAQLIEVTSGTQRVASHAEEGAAAATELVGQAAQLDEMANRLHRHGSSISSSRAA; encoded by the coding sequence ATGATCGGGGTTGTGATTCACGTGTTGCTGCGCCGAGCGATGCAACCGCTCACCGTCCTGGCGGATAATGCGAAGGCCCTTGCCTGCGGCAATCTGGATATCGACATCGCCGAACCGCCGAAAGAGGACGAGGTGCAGCGTATCGCACTTGCCATGGTCGCGCTGCGCGACGCCGAGCGGGGTGTCGCGGATGCCGCGACGCGTCTCGCCCGTGGAGACGTGAATGGCAACATCGCTGTCCGTGGTGAGGAGGATCGACTGGTCGCCTCGATGACATCGCTGCAGAACACCTTGGCCCATGTGGTGGCCGATGCCACGCACCGTGCTCGTTCCACCGCAAGCGGAGACCTTGGCGACCGCCCTGCAACCAGCCTGTCATATGGTGTTTTTGCCGACTTGCGCGAAGCACTTGATGACATTGTACGTAGCGTACGCACTCCGCTGACGGACACGCAACGCGTACTGGATGCCGTGTCGCGCGGGGACCTGTCAGCACGCATGGACGCTTCGCGTCCCGGCGCGTTCGGCGAACTGGCAGGTTCTGTAAATCGTTGCGCCGCTGCGCTCACGGAAACCGCCGCAGAAGTGCGTGCCGCGGCCGACGAGGTACGCAACGCCGGTGAGCAACTCGAAGCAGCGGGCACCGACCTAGCGTTGGACAGCACGGCCCAGGCGGCTGCCGTAGACACATTTGCGGTTGCGCTGCAACAGGCAACCGCCAACGCCAATGGGATCCGGAAGCAGGTGGAACACGTGCGGGAACGGACTATCGACGCGTCGGCGCAACTCGATACGGGTGGCATGCAGGTGCGGACGCTTCTCTCAACCACCGTTGAGGCTACCCGTGCCGCCGGAGAGGCGGCACGCATCGTGCGCACGATTGATGAGATTGCGTTTCAGACGCGTCTGCTCGCTCTCAACGCGGCGGTTGAAGCCGCGCGGGCTGGCGACGCCGGTCGGGGCTTCGCGGTTGTCGCCGATGAAGTTGGAGCCTTGGCGCTGCGCTCATCGGAAGCGGCCCGGCAAACGGCCGATACCGTTTCAGCAGTGGTATCGGCCACGAATCGCTGTCACGCGCTGGCGACATCCACGGATACGGTCGTGCAACAGGTCAACGACGCGGTGGCGGCAACCGCAGCCGGCATGGACGTTGCGACCACCGAACTGCGTCAACAGCAATCCTCGCTCGAACGCATGAATGCGCAATTGATCGAGGTAACCTCCGGCACACAACGGGTGGCGAGCCACGCCGAGGAAGGCGCCGCCGCCGCGACGGAACTGGTGGGACAGGCAGCGCAACTTGATGAAATGGCCAATCGTTTGCACCGGCACGGCAGCAGCATCAGCTCCAGTCGGGCGGCCTGA
- a CDS encoding sigma-54-dependent transcriptional regulator: protein MSRRILVIDDEPGIRQALGQLLEYEGFEVKTASGGAEGISLYDSYRPQLVFLDVKMAGLDGLEVLKRLRQADPTATVVMISGHATIQTAVEATQLGAYDILEKPLDTDRVLVLLRNAFENRLLSEENARLRETIESRYEIVGRSFGIRALLERIDKVAATPARVLITGENGTGKELVARAIHRGSPRAKKPFVEVNCAAIPSELIESELFGHMKGSFTGAIADRPGRFEQADGGTLFLDEIGDMSASAQAKVLRVLQDGVVTRIGGSKPVQVDVRVLAATNKNLEDEIAAGRFREDLYYRLNVVPITVPALRERREDIPLLIVHFLQQLAARDGLPARGISEDALRRLQELEWQGNVRELRNTVERLVILASHATIGAPDVERLVGRRSAESPGLGGLLDIATFEEFKQAAERAYLLAKLRTFDWNVSETARALDMPRSNLYKKIERYALQRETVE, encoded by the coding sequence ATGAGCCGTCGCATTCTCGTCATTGACGACGAACCCGGAATCCGTCAGGCCCTCGGGCAGTTGCTGGAGTACGAAGGGTTTGAAGTAAAGACCGCCAGCGGCGGGGCCGAGGGGATCAGTCTGTACGACAGCTACCGGCCGCAGCTGGTATTTCTCGATGTGAAGATGGCCGGGCTGGATGGGTTGGAAGTGCTGAAGCGGTTGCGGCAGGCCGACCCCACAGCCACGGTCGTGATGATCAGCGGGCACGCCACCATTCAAACGGCGGTGGAAGCCACGCAGCTGGGCGCCTACGACATTCTCGAGAAGCCGCTCGACACCGACCGGGTGCTGGTGCTGCTGCGCAATGCGTTCGAGAACCGGCTGCTCAGTGAAGAGAACGCGCGGCTGCGTGAGACGATCGAGTCGCGCTACGAAATTGTGGGGCGCTCGTTTGGCATTCGCGCGCTGCTCGAGCGCATTGACAAGGTGGCCGCCACGCCGGCCCGGGTGTTGATCACCGGAGAAAACGGCACCGGCAAGGAGCTGGTGGCGCGCGCCATTCATCGCGGGTCCCCGCGCGCCAAGAAGCCGTTCGTTGAAGTGAACTGCGCCGCCATCCCCAGTGAGCTCATCGAGAGTGAACTGTTTGGCCACATGAAGGGGTCGTTCACCGGGGCCATTGCCGATCGTCCCGGACGGTTCGAGCAGGCGGATGGCGGTACGCTCTTTCTCGACGAAATCGGGGATATGTCGGCCAGTGCCCAGGCCAAGGTGCTGCGTGTGCTGCAGGATGGGGTGGTCACGCGCATTGGCGGCAGCAAGCCGGTGCAGGTGGATGTGCGCGTGCTCGCCGCCACCAACAAGAATCTCGAAGACGAAATTGCTGCCGGTCGATTTCGAGAAGATCTGTACTATCGCTTGAACGTGGTCCCGATCACGGTCCCGGCCCTGCGGGAGCGTCGCGAAGACATCCCGCTGCTCATCGTGCATTTCCTGCAGCAACTGGCGGCTCGTGACGGATTGCCGGCGCGTGGCATCAGCGAGGACGCGCTGCGGCGGTTGCAGGAGCTCGAGTGGCAAGGCAACGTGCGCGAGCTGCGCAACACGGTGGAGCGACTGGTCATTCTGGCCAGTCACGCCACCATTGGCGCGCCCGATGTAGAGCGGCTGGTGGGGCGTCGCAGTGCCGAATCACCCGGATTGGGCGGGTTGCTCGATATTGCCACCTTCGAGGAGTTCAAGCAGGCCGCCGAACGGGCGTATCTGCTGGCTAAGCTGCGTACCTTTGATTGGAACGTGTCGGAGACCGCGCGCGCCCTCGATATGCCCCGGTCGAATCTCTACAAGAAGATCGAACGTTATGCCCTGCAGCGGGAAACGGTGGAATAG
- a CDS encoding aldehyde dehydrogenase family protein, giving the protein MTTTYKNFIGGQWVSPTTGAYFENRNPANQDDLIGMFPASGSEDVDAAVASAQRGFALWKRTPAPARGDVLRRVGDLLAARKEELANLMTREMGKPLAETRGDVQEGIDTAYYAATEGRRLFGHTVPSELANKWAMSMRRPIGVCGLITPFNFPLAIPTWKAFPALLCGNAVVLKPAEDVPHTCTVLVEVLLEAGLPPEVIQLVHGAGEVVGKALVEHPQVPVISFTGSTETGRLVGETCGRMHKRLSLEMGGKNAQIVLDDANLDLALDGVLWGAFGTTGQRCTATSRLILQEGIHDAFVARLASRAATLKLGDGRVVGTDVGPLVNQAALDKVEHYIGVGRDQGATLVCGGERATGGDLDKGYFFQPTIFSGVTAGSRLDQEEIFGPVLSVIKVASAEEAFAVNNGVRYGLSSSVYTSNVNVAFRALQDLDNGITYVNAPTIGAEAHLPFGGVKETGNGHREGGWEVYEFYSETKVGYVDYSGALQRAQIDNY; this is encoded by the coding sequence ATGACCACCACTTATAAGAATTTCATCGGCGGTCAGTGGGTTTCCCCAACCACTGGCGCCTACTTCGAGAATCGGAACCCGGCCAACCAGGACGATCTGATCGGGATGTTCCCGGCCTCCGGTTCCGAGGATGTTGATGCCGCCGTCGCCAGTGCGCAGCGCGGCTTTGCGCTCTGGAAGCGCACCCCGGCACCGGCCCGCGGCGATGTGTTGCGCCGCGTGGGCGATCTGCTTGCGGCACGCAAGGAAGAACTGGCCAACCTCATGACGCGCGAGATGGGCAAGCCGCTCGCAGAAACGCGCGGCGATGTCCAGGAAGGCATCGATACGGCGTATTACGCCGCCACCGAAGGCCGTCGGTTGTTTGGGCATACCGTGCCCAGTGAGCTCGCCAACAAGTGGGCCATGAGCATGCGCCGCCCCATTGGAGTGTGCGGCCTCATCACGCCATTCAACTTCCCGCTCGCCATTCCCACCTGGAAGGCGTTTCCGGCGCTGCTGTGCGGCAACGCGGTGGTGCTCAAGCCCGCCGAAGATGTGCCGCACACCTGCACCGTGCTGGTGGAAGTGCTGCTCGAAGCGGGCCTGCCGCCGGAAGTCATTCAGTTGGTGCACGGCGCGGGCGAAGTGGTGGGCAAGGCGCTGGTGGAGCATCCGCAGGTGCCGGTCATTTCGTTTACCGGAAGCACCGAGACTGGGCGCTTGGTTGGCGAAACGTGTGGCCGCATGCACAAGCGGCTGTCGCTGGAAATGGGCGGCAAGAACGCGCAAATCGTGCTCGACGATGCCAACCTCGATCTCGCCCTTGATGGGGTGCTCTGGGGCGCGTTCGGTACCACCGGCCAGCGGTGCACGGCCACCAGCCGTCTCATTCTGCAGGAGGGCATTCACGATGCCTTCGTGGCCCGGTTGGCCTCCCGTGCCGCTACGCTCAAGCTGGGCGATGGGCGCGTCGTGGGAACCGATGTGGGGCCGCTGGTCAACCAGGCCGCGCTGGACAAGGTGGAGCACTACATCGGCGTCGGGCGTGACCAGGGGGCCACGCTGGTGTGCGGCGGGGAGCGCGCCACCGGTGGCGATCTCGACAAGGGCTACTTCTTTCAGCCCACGATCTTCAGCGGCGTGACCGCCGGCTCGCGCCTCGATCAGGAAGAAATCTTTGGGCCGGTGCTCTCGGTGATCAAAGTGGCGAGTGCCGAAGAAGCGTTTGCCGTGAACAATGGCGTGCGCTACGGACTCTCGAGCTCCGTGTACACGAGCAACGTGAACGTGGCGTTCCGCGCGCTGCAGGATCTCGACAACGGCATCACCTACGTGAATGCCCCCACCATTGGCGCCGAAGCGCACCTCCCCTTTGGTGGCGTCAAGGAAACCGGCAACGGGCACCGCGAAGGCGGTTGGGAAGTGTACGAGTTCTACTCGGAAACCAAGGTCGGATACGTGGACTACTCGGGTGCGCTGCAACGCGCACAGATTGACAATTATTAA
- the lepB gene encoding signal peptidase I: protein MRSVDRHRRDDALREANRSRRGTRGGGRTGARVSSWLVVLPAALVLFLVLRTFVVEAFRIPSSSMERTLLVGDFLLVNKWVYGAQVPFTRTRLPALRTPRHNDVVVFDWPVDPAKAFVKRLVGLPGDTLSMMQGVLRRNGTPLRESYAFRGVATGGVYDTILDARDSWGPLVVPPRHLFVLGDNRANSLDSRYWGFVPDSLLRGAPWFVYYSFTPDSTERAPWLTRIRWDRLGTTVR from the coding sequence ATGCGCTCCGTAGATCGGCACCGCCGCGACGACGCCTTACGCGAAGCCAATCGTTCGCGGCGCGGGACACGGGGAGGGGGGCGTACGGGGGCGCGGGTGAGCAGCTGGCTGGTGGTGCTCCCCGCGGCGCTCGTGTTATTCCTCGTGCTCCGCACCTTCGTGGTAGAGGCGTTTCGCATTCCGTCGTCGAGCATGGAGCGCACCCTGCTGGTGGGCGACTTTTTGCTCGTCAACAAGTGGGTATACGGAGCACAGGTCCCCTTCACGCGCACCCGGCTACCGGCGCTGCGAACCCCTCGTCACAACGACGTTGTGGTCTTTGACTGGCCGGTGGACCCGGCCAAGGCGTTTGTCAAACGTCTGGTCGGGCTGCCTGGTGACACGCTGAGCATGATGCAAGGGGTGTTGCGTCGGAACGGCACACCGTTGCGCGAATCATACGCGTTTCGCGGCGTCGCCACTGGCGGGGTCTACGACACCATCCTGGATGCGCGTGACAGCTGGGGGCCGCTGGTGGTGCCGCCTCGACACCTCTTTGTCCTGGGCGACAACCGCGCCAATTCCCTCGACAGTCGCTACTGGGGCTTTGTCCCCGATAGTTTGCTGCGCGGGGCACCGTGGTTCGTGTACTACAGTTTTACCCCCGACTCCACAGAGCGCGCACCGTGGCTGACCCGCATTCGCTGGGACCGACTTGGAACGACGGTCCGATAA